In the genome of Oryzias melastigma strain HK-1 linkage group LG4, ASM292280v2, whole genome shotgun sequence, the window GGTTGAGGACCACTGATCTATAAGAACGTTCTTTACAGCATCATATACTTATCACTCAGAGTCAACAGCAACAACTGTTGAATCATCAAGTTTTAACTTATCTGAAATCATAAAGCTGCGCTGAACGATaccagaaaatatgaaaatctttcATAGCTTTACTTCagttgttttgaataaaaaataatactttaatgATCCCTCATTGGGAAAAACCTTTCTTACAGCAGCATATTTACAGGTTTTCAActagaaaaaagtcatttttatgccACAGCCCACAACATTATCTAATTTCCTTTTGCACTTTGGAGGCGGAACCGAATTTGACGAGAAATAAGGACGGAGGATCTGAATCTTTTCTTAAACAAGGTCACATTCGTCAGAGCGATGGGGGAAATGGACGGCTTATTGCTGACATTCATTTATCGACTCTTCCCACACAGGAAACTGTAAATGTGCCTGATTGAAATGCAGCGCACATGATGAAATTTCATGAGCATTAGAACTTCTTAGTGACACGTAATTGAGGCTATTTGAAAAGGAGTCAACTTCGATTCTGTACGATGTTAAAGAAACTGACACCAAAGTAAATATAAAAGGATTACCTAAAGATGAAAGCAATAATCTACCTAATATCTGGATAAAATCATCTTAGCAGTGAGAATAAAAACTCTGAGGTGTTGGTTAGGATTTTATCATTtcactttaaaactgaacacaGAATTACAGCAGAGAATAACacaaaagagaataaaataatcaactggtttctgtttgcaaaagagataaagaacaacaacagagGCTGCTGAGCATCAGGTTCTTCAGATCAACTCTCTTCTGGGTCCACCTTGGCTTGAGGATTGAGAACTGTGAAGCCTTTAATCTGAGCCGTTGCTTTGaagttgatttttaattttaacagttAGAACTCAAGGGTTTATGAAATCCAATTAGACAGGACTATAGAAATGCCAATCAACTTTATGATAACAGAAGTCTTGAAAGGCCATGACATTTCAGACATCTCCACAGTAAAAGGGACCAAAGGAAGAGTCCTCAGGAGCTTTGGGAAGACAGCAACAACAGTTATGGCAGCAAACAAAGCCAGTGAAACCTCAGAGGGGATTAAATTAATGCAAGCAGTgtgcaaatgtatttatttgtttgtgcatTTACACCACTTTCCTGCTGACTTTCAGAGTTTGGTCTTAACTGGAGACTGAGAGATTAGTGTAGGAGGACGCCAGGGTGGAGATGAACAAGTTGATGTTTTGATTTTCCCAATAGTCATggcaaaaatcaaacaaagaggAAGTCTTGAGTGTCTCTTTTCTCCGCAGATACGTCTCAAAACAATGTTtggattttcaaaaacaaaacatgacaataTACTCGCATTTAATGAAGGCAGTCGTTCAAAACGACGAAGAAACCTCACAGGTGGGACAAAGAATGGTTTTCATTTCTCTGCTTTCTGAATCTGTAGAAACATCTCAATGAGGTCAATAAATCTTCAGCAgcatctgtgttacttcttatTTCCACAAGTGCTTCttcacttttcattttcatctgtACTGTACTCCCCAAAACAATGAAGCCAGTTGGAACTGAACTGAAGTGTCTATTTGCATGTAATTTTCAAGAAACGTGCAGCcagagctgaacttttttcttggtcacATGGATGCAGAGGAAGAGGGTTCAAGTTTATGGTTACGGTTAGAGTTAAACAACCAAATGCTTCCTGaacgcggctgtgtctgcagctcaccgctctaTGGGATGCCGTTTGTAAACCtgcaaagtaaaattttgacataaatgttATAGGATATTTAGCGTGTtttaggagagaaaaaaaaactggactcATTATTTAAATgcgtatttttactttttaaatgtgtgtatttctaaaagttacatttactaactaaatatttagttagcaagCTTAATATATGATTTAGAATCACATATTgagcttaaaaactaaatatttattttatgaaattaaatatttagcttgcataatacatttttatatctaatctaaatacttattttccaaactgaatatttaagttttgtaagtaaatatttagttctcttactaaatatttagtttaaaactaaatttttagctTGGATCTAAACGTTAGgtttttagctagtattttatttaaaaactaattcaaaaaagtatttagttaaaaattaaatatatagtttgttatttaaatatttagctagCAAGCTAAATTCTCAATTTTATGCTAAATCTTTGATTACATATTCAGCTTGCAAACTTAATGTTTAATTtcatgaaattaaatatttggttTGCACAATAAATATTAAGATCTAATCTAAATAgttattttccaaactaaatatatacGTTCTGtaatgagggcatcagagagtggtcagggtccagcgagggtcggggcaggcggcaaacaatcagAGTCAAAGACAAAGctgaagatcaggtcaggacgAGAATGCAGAGCGGCACAAACAAGACTAAACATTGCTGGGAGTGATTGCAAATGAAAACAGCCGTGGGGctgatgggagatgtagtgttggagacccaggaagtgctagtactCAGGAAACAGATTCTGCTGATAGGGGAGACATGGGACCGATTCATGGCACACACCTATTAACTTGTCTGATGCTAAATTATtggcaaaagcaaaaaaaaaaaaaaaNNNNNNNNNNNTATACCTGATTTCCAGTACcattattacttttttgggCAGTCTTTCTGAAATGTCAACTTAAGCTGGGTCCTCTCTGAATTTCTTATAGACCCAGTCCAATAAAAATGATactatggtgtttttaacatgtataaagaaaattaagatttttgatTAGTTATTTACTCAAATTGAGGTGAATCAGGAAAAGACTTAACTGCCTTTTGATAAAACTTGTGATTGTTAAATATATACTACAATCGGCAGACCAcagtcttcctgctccgctccattcagAGGCagacaatagatccatgaacgtctttgttttccttgtctgagctggaatctgtacagctggataactctgatttcctcatcatttttgttgcaccggtaatgttagcttggggttgtgaggggctgtaaggtagagagagagagtgcaaacaaaaggatgatgggaaatgagagcagagTTACTCCACGGCAagagtcctgcccacaactcagatgaatttctaatgaagtcctgccgctatgcagaaactatgtcttagaaaacgacactggtatttattgtttttggctaaaaacagcatattaaTAATCAATAGATCTCTGAGAATGCTTTAACTGTAGGTCAAACGaagactggagtgggactttaatcaGTCATACCTGATGATCAGCTGAAGTCTATCTTCTAAGCTGTTGGTGGTCTTCATCTAAGAAAGCAGAAAGGCCCTTAATGAAACGAAAACAGGATATGACTCTTTATGAGTACACCGGTAAGACTGATTAAAACAAAGTATTGGAAGAAAGACAAACCTCCTTACATTGTGATCTACTTTAATTATTGCTAACATATCACATTCCATTAGCAGCTTAAATTACATAGAAGTGTGGCTCATGTATGAAATAATACTTTCCATTGCATCAGATCTGTGTGGTGTTTCTGATGATCTATACAGATTCAATAAGGTTCAGTTTCAAGTGAAGACACTCCGACTACACAACTGCAAACACACATACGCACAGACCGTCTGTGCCCTAATATATAGAAATGATCATTTATTGAGTATcatttgatgcatttaaattGGTGTGTTTATTTGTTACAATGTTTCGATGacaatgtcatcattttttagaacaaaaagtaTGTCACTGTATTTAGTGTTCTAGCTTATTTACTCACCTCTTTTAGTCgaactaagagaaaaaaatctttagagagggaattattttgtttaggaaatgaatagaaaaacaatatttatttcaatataaCCACAGTCATGTTGTTATATTGATTATATGacatttattatattatattgcaGTAGCAATCACTGGTATTTGTGTGAAAACTTCAAAGCATTAACACAACTGGGAtgctcctgctcctttccacttttggcaaaatttgacatttatctagttttttggctaatttggaattttgctaatttgttagcattatgctagcttttttatggcaaaaactgacatttttgtagttttttggttaatttgaagttttgctaatatgttagcataatgctagcttatgtggcaaaattaaactttttttttcagtgttttgcctaatttagaattttactgatttgttagcattatgctaactattttatggcaaaatTAGAAGTTTTTCTAGTTTTCtagctaatttgaaatttagctaatatgttagcataatgctgtcttttttgaccaaattagacattatttaagttttttggctaatttggaatttagtgAATATGTTAGCAaatactagcttttttggcaaaatttgacatttttctagttttttggctgatttggaatttagctaatatgttagcattatgctagctatagACCTATTTCTAGGTCTTTTTTGACAGTTGTTTAATAAAAGCTATAGCAGTGACACacaatttgatttaaacttTGTCGAGACTCATAATATCACATTTGAATTAGATATATTAGATATTATAacatctgtaaaaaataaatggtctGACAGCAGTTTAAAGAATGTTTGTTTACTTGTCCTCTTCTTTTTCAGTTATATCCAAAAATACAACCACAAGAAGACAATAATATACAGATTTAAGGGTATTTACCTCATAAATGAAAGGTGAGTAAACAAACTCTAATATGCTGTAAATGCACATagtttaaaaagcctaaaagtactagcaaaatttgacaaaacagcgttaacagattacaaaaacttgattttcttttattattttattcacgCCATACTTGGTTTtccaaacatgaaaaacaaaaagatgaatggGGAAAGTGCGGAAGCTGGTTGTTCTCAGAGTGCTGCAGAGAGAAGCGCGTGACAGCGGAGAGAACTGCAGCCTCGAGGGACAAACAACCCGGAAAAGTTTGGAGATGAAAACACCGCGAACTTCCAGTTTTAggaagattgtgtttttattgtctctCCCGCAGTTGAAACTATCACCTGTTGCTCCGCCAAACTTCCACGCGCATGACGCAGCCACGCGCCGCTGCGGTGGGTGTGTGGCGCGAGCCTTCATCCTTCTCTGACGTGAGACAGAAACTGTCAGGAGAGCtcggagtttaaaaaaagaaggagggAAGCCATAGAAGACGTGAAAGAAGAGTCAGAGAGGGACATGAAGACCTGCCACCGCCAGCCTGCGCAGCGTGGAGCCCCCAGCAGCAGCATGAGCCCCCCCAGCACGGCCAGCATCACTGTCGCTGCCCTCCTCGTCCTCTCCATCCCAGCCTGCACGGGTacccctccatccatccatccatccatccatccatccatccatccatccatccatccatccatccatccatccatccatcatctatctatctatctatctatctatctatctatctatctatctatctatctatctatctatctatctatctatctatctatctcttCTTCATAAAGTTGTTGTGACTGAGAGGATGTTGGATGAAGGATGACGGCTCGTCACCCTCTCCTGTCAGTCATCTTTCCTTTTGTCTGGATGTTTTAGGATCAGAGGTCGTCACATAGACAGACGGAGTTGTTAGTCTGTTGTTTGAAAGATGTTGGTGTGATCGTGCTGAACCACGATGCTCAGCATCCTCCTCTTCTGATGATGATGGGAGCACCACGCCACTGTTGGATAGAAACACTGACATATTCTCTTCCTGTAAAGGTGCTCCGGCAGACTTTCCGCTGGCTCCGACAGATCCGAGGCAGCTGCTCCGCCAGGTAACTCGTTGTTTTCTCCGCCTGCGTCCTTGTTTGTGCTCTTTTGCATCCCATCTTCTCCGGTGCTCTACAGATAGATGCTGTGTGCACGTCCTACCTTCATACAGACCTGAAGTTCTGGGTGAGTGAAAGGAAAGCACTTTCTTCACGTTCAGTTGTGTCGTTTTGGGTCCATAAACTGACACACGCAGCTTTtgtaatgatgtttttttgcaGGCGTCGGATCTCATAGGAGAACTCTGTGTGATGATGCTGGTTCAGAACTCAAAGGTGCCAAATGTTTGCTTCTTTGTAGCTCACATGTTGAAATAGCAGAAGGTTTTCATATGAATGGGAGTAAATGTCTCAAAGAAATGACGTGAATTAATCCCACAATAATTGATTaacagtttatatatatttcaggAGCGTAGAGTGGAAGAAGACACTAAAAGGGTGAGTGTGTCTCCTGTCAGTTTCATGAATAAAGTGATGTGCATGTATGTGAGGAGTACTGCGGTTTGATGTCCTGCACTGTAGTTTTGATTCTTTTACTACAGACCACATgctgttttaaaacacaaagcttAACCCCTTAACGCCTGAATTTAttcccagctatgaaaaaaagacgtttttgctttgaagtaaatgctaaatttaggtcattttatcgctaatttggtttgttgcatatttgagacaacaggaATTAAGGAGTTTGTCTCAAACCGTTGATGCATGAAGACATAAAATAACTGAACGCACGCAAATACTTTCCAATGTAATTAGTAGAATATGACACTTTGACGCGTCTCCTCTGTGTCCTGCAGCATGTTTTGTATGGAGACAGCAGAAACAGTATTTACAAATCCtttcaaacaaaagtaaaaaatgaagaaaataaatcacataaaaGGTACAAATAGGATCAATTAGTCGATTTTTTATAATAGATTACTTAAACAGTGAGATCAAGCACAAAGTACacaccaaaacataaaaagtgatagaaattttccattaaattaacaattttgatgtgatttaaacaaatgttgaagttgaagcactttatgcaaaaaaaataaataaaaaaatgtttgatcaaCACTTTATAGAGTTAAATTTAATTTCCAAAATTATGTTGACTTTATGAGCTCAGAGGcgttgtggtagagtgtccgccctgagactggaaggtcgtgagttcaattCCAGCccgactctaaaaatgggacccagtgaaTCCCTGCTTAACattcagcattaaggggttggattggaccaggggtctgcagctccagatccacatgtgtctcttttatctctccattgaggctccttggacaaacataaaataattcatagagactgctgacccagacatgtcgaccgtcagagtcagcagctcctgataatgactgtctaaccaaaactacctaaagaaaacaaataaacaaagcctgaaaactaagactaccaagatccaaactaaaataacaaaacccagcagttgaagactgctgaggacaaagaggggaaaagaacaaaaaataaataaaagaaatataaaatataacatttttaaagtaaggataacttaattagcatttatttaatttagattatctacatttataaattgatacACTATGTAGGTCGCGCAGCCCGATGCGTGACAacaaatgggactttaatgtTAATAATATTCTTAATATGCATTATTgttgttgaatattttttattgaacaaataaTTAGATGATAACAAATTaacaaagtaaatgttaaatgttaacTACAAATGGTatcaaaaaagtacatttttaattgttaaaatttATTAAGTTATAATTTGACTgttgctttattttcattttttacttttctccaTTTAAGcagtgcaaaaataataaataaattaaaaaagcgaACAAATTcccctttaaaaaacataaaaaaaatgtaaaattctaattttatttacaaatctaTCAATAAATCTGTGTACATTTATGTGATTATCAATACTGAATGGTTGTTAAATAGGCtttgtttattgctttttaGCAATTTGACCGAATCTGCTTTTCATATTCTCtacttttagaaagaaaaaaacccacaaacagtattttaaaatattaaaaggtaAACTTTTGTGGAGTAGACAGATTCTGCCTCTTTACTTGCTTGAATTTCTCATTTGTTTAGTGAAGGAAGCTGATATAATTTGTTGGAATGTGTCCTTTCTCTGTTCCTGCtgctaacattttcttttgctctttttcGGTGTGTTCGTCAGACCTCTGAGTTACATCCTCTTCTGTATTTAGTGTCCCAACTCCACACCAGAAGGGAGAGAGAGCTCTCCATGCGCGTACGTACCgcctgcctttttgtttttcatttgtttctttacCAAACGCTCACATTTACTCATCGACAGAACAAAATTAAagacctttttttctcatttaaatgcaaacaattctttgggttttttaaaaatacattaaaaagttgtATTCTGGGATCTTATGTGATCTTATGTGCTAAAGTACAACATCAGAAGAAACATGAGCCGTACAAAATTCCTCTTGTCATTTGCCGCACATGTTGGCTCCGTCGTATGTTTGTTTCCGTCTGCAGTGGGTTTGAACGCATGTTCCTGTCCTCACCTTCCACGTCACTAATGTGCAACAAGCTCTAGCTACATTAGCTGTTCTTTCCTAAGCTGGGAATAATTATGGTCTAAAATTGGTGCAGCCTGAAGTCAAACTATCAGGCAAAGTGGATACATAGGAACGGTGTGCAGGAAATGTTTGTTCTGGAGAATCCATAAGCGAGCGTTTGCTGGTGAAGCAGTTCTCATCTGTGTTCATCTGTGTCCACTCAGGCTGAACTCCAGGGGCCCGGGGGAATTGAGAGCAGAGGCTACTTTTTATACCGGGTATGTTTGCCAAGAAATAGAAAGAATTAAAAGCTTTTAACCATGTAAATATCTAATCACATAATGTTTACACTTGCAGCCACGAAATGGACGAAGATCTTTAGAATATGAATGAAGAAAAGGTaactttagttttaattttattacgtttttttctaCTTAATTAAAGCAAGaagttcacattttttgaattattaCAGTTTAATGGAGGAGccttaaataataattatttcagAATTTCAAACCGTACCTTtgcttttgacattttatgtgtttataggtttttatcaattttatgCATAATTTTCCTGCAGCGCCACATTTTACTCTCTCTTTACTCTGCTCTTTAGCCCCAACCCACGTGCAGGAAGATGACCCTGAGACCTGAACCCCAGCAGCATGCCAATCCAGACTCCAACCACAGCCTTCTGCCACTGCTGTACAGTGATGTTTGAATGTGCAATatcaaaatgaactaaagtACCACTTGTTtgttcagatttcttttttgtgtgtgtgtgttgtgcgTGGgtcatttgcattaaaaaagctACAAATTAAACATGTGTAGTTTGATTACTTTGCAACCTTGAGAGCACTTGAAacatggattttttaaaatgttaaataaactccaaagattcatgtttttatcaaCACATTGTAAATGATCTCATAACATGAtcaacatgtttaaatttaataaagGAAGAAGtgattgtaaataaaaagggttttagtggattaaatacaaaacatctcttaatttgacaatttaatcacaaaacaaaaatcatttcattttgcaTGTTTATGTAATACCGAACAAGAACAGCAGAGGGCGCCACTATCCATGGTTTCATTCTTGGATTTGGAATAATGTTCTGGTACTTTTTTACTCGCCACCATAGAgtttaaca includes:
- the nmu gene encoding neuromedin-U isoform X2, with translation MKTCHRQPAQRGAPSSSMSPPSTASITVAALLVLSIPACTGAPADFPLAPTDPRQLLRQIDAVCTSYLHTDLKFWASDLIGELCVMMLVQNSKERRVEEDTKRCPNSTPEGRESSPCALNSRGPGELRAEATFYTGHEMDEDL
- the nmu gene encoding neuromedin-U isoform X1: MKTCHRQPAQRGAPSSSMSPPSTASITVAALLVLSIPACTGAPADFPLAPTDPRQLLRQIDAVCTSYLHTDLKFWASDLIGELCVMMLVQNSKERRVEEDTKRTSELHPLLYLVSQLHTRRERELSMRAELQGPGGIESRGYFLYRPRNGRRSLEYE